One Lepus europaeus isolate LE1 chromosome X, mLepTim1.pri, whole genome shotgun sequence genomic window carries:
- the LOC133752512 gene encoding NADH dehydrogenase [ubiquinone] 1 alpha subcomplex subunit 5-like: protein MVGLLRKTTGLVGLAVCDSPLQHNKNKLEGLLQGGQIEELILQAEKELSLARKMMHWKPWEPLVEEPPANQWKSSLCDF, encoded by the exons ATGGTGGGTTTGCTGAGGAAGACCACTGGCCTTGTGGGATTGGCTGTATGTGACAGTCCAC TgcaacataataaaaataaattagaaggtCTACTTCAGGGTGGCCAAATAGAAGAGTTGATTCTTCAGGCTGAAAAGGAATTAAGTTTGGCAAGAAAAATGATGCATTGGAAACCATGGGAGCCATTAGTGGAAGAACCTCCTGCCAACCAGTGGAAATCATCATTATGTGATTTTTGA